Proteins co-encoded in one Synechococcus elongatus PCC 6301 genomic window:
- the htpG gene encoding molecular chaperone HtpG: MAILEQGNITIHTDNIFPIIKKSLYSEHEIFLRELISNAVDAIQKLKMVSYAGELEGEIGDPQITLSIDRDRKQLKIADNGIGMTADEIKRYINQVAFSSAEDFIEKYKGGADQPIIGHFGLGFYSAFIVADRVEIETLSYQKGATPVHWTCDGSPSFELSEGSRTERGTTIILNLSEEELEYLEPARIRQLVKTYCDFMPVPIALEGEVLNKQKAIWRESAGNLKEEDYQEFYRYLYPFQDEPLLWVHLNTDYPYQVNGVLYFPKLRPDIDLTQGQIKLFCNQVFVSDHCEEVVPRFLLPMRGVIDSPDIPLNVSRSALQADRKVRSIAGFIAKKVGDRLKELYRSQRDQYLNIWSDLSTFVKFGCLNDQKFREQVKEILVFRSSAELSEATSSDRGQDSQGNWYTTLQAYLERNQEKHENRVYYCTDAASQATYIELFRKKGLEVLYLDSFIDSHFVSLLEQEYQDVRFSRVDAELDDTLLETEEAEIVDPTTNKTRSQTLKELFEAAIANSRINVRTESLKDTDASAPPAMVLLPEAARRMREMSAFLGQDPANLPDDHVLLVNTAHPLVQNILSLQQGAILSSDGHSPSQVLAEQLCRHIYDLALMTQKGFDAEGMKAFIERSNAVLTALTTRQ; the protein is encoded by the coding sequence ATGGCGATTCTAGAGCAAGGCAATATCACGATTCATACCGATAACATTTTCCCGATTATCAAAAAGTCGCTCTACTCAGAGCATGAAATCTTTTTGCGGGAACTGATTTCTAATGCAGTGGATGCCATTCAAAAGCTGAAGATGGTGTCCTATGCCGGTGAATTAGAGGGTGAAATCGGTGACCCCCAAATCACACTGAGTATCGATCGCGATCGCAAACAACTCAAAATTGCCGATAACGGTATTGGGATGACAGCCGATGAGATTAAGCGTTATATCAATCAAGTTGCCTTTTCAAGTGCAGAGGACTTTATTGAAAAATATAAAGGCGGAGCTGATCAGCCTATCATTGGTCACTTTGGTCTAGGCTTCTACTCAGCTTTTATTGTTGCTGATCGGGTGGAAATTGAAACCCTCTCCTATCAAAAAGGAGCGACACCTGTTCATTGGACTTGTGATGGATCTCCAAGCTTTGAACTGTCAGAGGGGAGCCGTACGGAGCGAGGAACAACGATTATTCTTAATCTTAGTGAGGAGGAGTTAGAGTACTTAGAACCTGCTCGTATTCGTCAGCTTGTTAAGACCTATTGTGACTTCATGCCCGTTCCGATCGCTTTAGAGGGAGAAGTCTTAAACAAGCAAAAAGCAATTTGGCGAGAATCAGCTGGCAATCTCAAAGAAGAAGACTACCAAGAGTTTTATCGCTACCTGTATCCATTTCAAGATGAACCATTGTTATGGGTTCATCTCAACACAGATTACCCCTATCAAGTGAATGGTGTTCTCTATTTCCCGAAATTGCGGCCCGATATTGATCTAACTCAAGGACAAATTAAACTATTCTGCAATCAAGTCTTTGTCAGCGATCACTGTGAAGAAGTTGTGCCGCGTTTTCTCTTGCCGATGCGAGGGGTGATCGATAGTCCTGATATTCCTCTCAATGTGTCGCGCAGTGCGCTGCAAGCCGATCGCAAGGTGCGGAGTATTGCTGGCTTCATCGCCAAGAAAGTGGGCGATCGCCTCAAAGAACTCTATCGCTCGCAACGCGACCAATATCTCAATATTTGGTCAGATCTCAGCACCTTTGTGAAGTTTGGCTGTCTCAATGATCAAAAATTCAGAGAACAGGTCAAAGAGATTCTCGTTTTTCGGAGTAGTGCTGAGCTCAGCGAGGCGACCAGTAGCGATCGTGGTCAAGATAGCCAAGGTAATTGGTACACTACTCTGCAGGCCTACCTCGAACGCAACCAGGAAAAACACGAAAATCGTGTCTATTACTGTACGGATGCTGCTAGCCAAGCCACTTACATTGAACTCTTCCGTAAAAAAGGCCTAGAGGTGCTCTACCTCGATAGCTTTATCGATAGCCACTTTGTTAGTTTGCTGGAACAAGAGTATCAGGATGTCCGCTTTTCTCGGGTTGATGCCGAGCTAGACGACACCTTACTTGAAACAGAAGAAGCTGAAATTGTTGATCCGACAACGAACAAAACGCGTAGCCAAACCCTGAAGGAATTATTTGAAGCAGCGATCGCGAATTCGCGGATTAATGTGCGCACAGAATCCTTGAAGGATACAGATGCCAGCGCGCCGCCTGCAATGGTTTTATTGCCAGAAGCTGCACGGCGCATGCGCGAAATGAGTGCTTTCTTGGGACAAGATCCGGCTAATCTACCCGATGACCATGTCCTGCTCGTGAATACCGCGCATCCTCTTGTCCAGAACATCCTTAGTCTGCAGCAGGGGGCTATCCTCAGCAGTGATGGACACTCTCCAAGCCAGGTCCTGGCAGAGCAGCTCTGTCGACACATCTATGACTTGGCCTTGATGACCCAAAAAGGGTTTGATGCTGAGGGAATGAAAGCCTTCATTGAGCGTTCTAATGCGGTCTTGACGGCGTTGACGACTCGCCAGTGA
- a CDS encoding Crp/Fnr family transcriptional regulator, whose product MPNPNALAELQALELLQTCTPAELADLAHCLQPQTLQAQEALFHCGDPAAALYWIRSGRVGVFVADGSNNQHESLLRVLGAGALLGEMALIDGQPRSATCRALEPTQLYAVTSQDFQQLLTRSPQFVQALLATLSQRLRYTNQFLSEVGAGVQQLASGQYAPLAQLQSPDHSLEHLATAFAQMALRAQQREVALQERIRRLELEVDACRLQQSVAEITESEFFVHLQQRAQQIRRNRHKSLPPQADSE is encoded by the coding sequence ATGCCTAATCCCAACGCCTTGGCGGAACTGCAAGCACTGGAGCTGTTACAAACTTGTACCCCGGCTGAACTAGCAGATCTGGCCCATTGCCTGCAACCCCAGACACTCCAAGCGCAAGAAGCTCTATTCCACTGTGGCGATCCAGCAGCAGCGCTCTACTGGATTCGCTCAGGACGGGTGGGCGTTTTTGTCGCCGATGGTAGCAACAACCAGCATGAGTCGTTGCTGCGCGTGCTGGGGGCCGGTGCTCTGCTGGGAGAGATGGCCCTGATCGATGGGCAACCACGATCGGCGACTTGTCGGGCCTTGGAACCGACGCAACTTTACGCGGTCACTAGCCAAGATTTTCAGCAGTTGCTAACGCGATCGCCCCAGTTTGTGCAGGCCTTGTTGGCAACCCTGAGCCAGCGGTTGCGCTATACCAATCAGTTCCTGAGTGAAGTGGGGGCGGGCGTGCAGCAGTTGGCAAGCGGCCAGTATGCCCCCCTAGCGCAACTGCAAAGTCCAGATCACTCCCTTGAACATCTGGCAACGGCTTTTGCCCAGATGGCTCTGAGGGCGCAGCAGCGGGAAGTGGCTCTGCAGGAACGGATTCGGCGTTTGGAATTAGAAGTCGATGCTTGTCGCCTCCAACAGTCTGTGGCAGAAATCACCGAGTCAGAGTTCTTCGTGCATCTCCAACAGCGGGCGCAGCAAATTCGGCGCAATCGCCACAAATCCTTGCCGCCCCAAGCCGATTCTGAATAA